From the Ascochyta rabiei chromosome 14, complete sequence genome, one window contains:
- a CDS encoding Enoyl-CoA hydratase, with protein MRPFDLIITKNEGSVVVLELNRPKKRNALSQGLIDELVKTLSRLDQDATVRAVVLTGSEEGPFCAGADLSELASISTAEAFRTEWLKDLNDALDRFRKPVIAAVRGFAFGGGFELALLCDIIFASADARFGFPEITLGTIPGMGGTQRLTKTIGKQKALELVLTGLPVTANEMERRGVVNRVMSADEDVLQESLLIAQIIAARSAPALRLAKHAVKAGKSMISTHSEGMHANDNKPRLPPCTRVWKLRDHRITVLFHLLIAKKG; from the exons ATGAGACCATTTGACCTCATCATAACGAAGAACGAGGGGAGCGTGGTTGTGTTGGAGCTAAATCGCCCGAAGAAGCGTAATGCATTATCGCAGGGTCTGATAGATGAACTGGTCAAGACCTTGTCTCGATTGGATCAGGATGCAACGGTGCGCGCCGTTGTCCTCACTGGCAGCGAAGAAGGACCCTTCTGTG CTGGAGCCGATCTCAGTGAACTAGCAAGCATTTCTACAGCTGAAGCTTTCCGAACTGAATGGCTGAAAGACCTCAACGATGCTCTTGACAGATTTCGTAAGCCTGTTATTGCCGCAGTACGAGGGTTTGCA TTCGGCGGGGGTTTCGAGCTGGCGTTACTA TGCGACATAATTTTTGCCTCAGCAGATGCCAGATTCGGATTTCCAGAAATCACTTTAGGCACCATTCCCGGTATGGGTGGCACCCAGCGCTTGACGAAGACGATTGGAAAGCAAAAG GCCCTGGAACTGGTGTTAACTGGGCTACCTGTCACTGCAAACGAGATGGAACGGCGTGGTGTTGTCAATCGAGTCATGTCAGCGGATGAAGACGTTCTCCAAGAGTCTCTGCTCATTGCCCAGATCATCGCAGCACGTTCCGCGCCAGCTCTCAGGCTTGCCAAGCACGCTGTGAAGGCGGGTAAGTCCATGATAAGTACGCACTCCGAGGGTATGCACGCTAACGACAACAAGCCGAGACTACCACCTTGCACTCGGGTTTGGAAATTGAGAGATCATCGTATTACAGTACTTTTTCATCTCTTGATTGCCAAGAAGGGATAG
- a CDS encoding Enoyl-CoA hydratase — translation MRPFDLIITKNEGSVVVLELNRPKKRNALSQGLIDELVKTLSRLDQDATVRAVVLTGSEEGPFCAGADLSELASISTAEAFRTEWLKDLNDALDRFRKPVIAAVRGFAFGGGFELALLCDIIFASADARFGFPEITLGTIPGMGGTQRLTKTIGKQKALELVLTGLPVTANEMERRGVVNRVMSADEDVLQESLLIAQIIAARSAPALRLAKHAVKADYHLALGFGN, via the exons ATGAGACCATTTGACCTCATCATAACGAAGAACGAGGGGAGCGTGGTTGTGTTGGAGCTAAATCGCCCGAAGAAGCGTAATGCATTATCGCAGGGTCTGATAGATGAACTGGTCAAGACCTTGTCTCGATTGGATCAGGATGCAACGGTGCGCGCCGTTGTCCTCACTGGCAGCGAAGAAGGACCCTTCTGTG CTGGAGCCGATCTCAGTGAACTAGCAAGCATTTCTACAGCTGAAGCTTTCCGAACTGAATGGCTGAAAGACCTCAACGATGCTCTTGACAGATTTCGTAAGCCTGTTATTGCCGCAGTACGAGGGTTTGCA TTCGGCGGGGGTTTCGAGCTGGCGTTACTA TGCGACATAATTTTTGCCTCAGCAGATGCCAGATTCGGATTTCCAGAAATCACTTTAGGCACCATTCCCGGTATGGGTGGCACCCAGCGCTTGACGAAGACGATTGGAAAGCAAAAG GCCCTGGAACTGGTGTTAACTGGGCTACCTGTCACTGCAAACGAGATGGAACGGCGTGGTGTTGTCAATCGAGTCATGTCAGCGGATGAAGACGTTCTCCAAGAGTCTCTGCTCATTGCCCAGATCATCGCAGCACGTTCCGCGCCAGCTCTCAGGCTTGCCAAGCACGCTGTGAAGGCGG ACTACCACCTTGCACTCGGGTTTGGAAATTGA
- a CDS encoding Ste24 endopeptidase, which produces MIQAFLQRLALWLDRPLFPWRKLVVGFSLAEFALENWLLLRQYRVLQRTSVPKALDKEIDQETFDKSQAYGRAKARFSFVSALFNQAKHLATLYFNVYPLLWSVAGTLVARYAPSSLSGEIPRSLLFIYLMTWAETVIGLPLSYYHHFVLEDKYGFNKMTINTWVTDMIKGQALGLGFGIPIGSAFLAIIRKTGQNFFYYLWVFMLAVQILGMTIYPILIVPLFNKLEPLKPGKLKDSVEALASKLDFPLSELQVIDGSKRSAHSNAYFTGLPWIGKKKIVIFDTLLEKSSDKEVEAVLGHELGHWKMNHTSRLLLIAQGHLFYTFALFSVFINNRSLFADFGFHREQPSIIGFILFNEILSPTDALFKLGMNFWTRKMEYEADSFAVDLGYRKELGASLLKLQIQNLSSMDADWFYSSFHHSHPILTERLRAMNWSSHEKLVDKAKDEDKAVKASDREL; this is translated from the exons ATGATCCAGGCATTCTTACAGCGTCTGGCCCTCTGGCTGGACCGGCCGCTCTTCCCATGGAGGAAGCTCGTCGTCGGTTTCTCGCTCGCCGAGTTTGCGCTCGAAAACTGGCTGCTACTCCGCCAGTACCGCGTCCTGCAGCGCACGAGCGTGCCCAAGGCTCTGGACAAGGAGATTGACCAGGAGACCTTTGACAAATCCCAG GCATACGGCCGCGCAAAGGCCAGATTCAGCTTCGTCTCCGCTCTCTTCAACCAGGCCAAGCATCTcgctactctctacttcaACGTCTATCCCCTACTCTGGAGCGTCGCTGGCACGCTCGTTGCACGCTATGCGCCCTCCAGCCTCTCGGGCGAGATTCCACGCTCGCTGTTGTTCATCTACCTCATGACATGGGCGGAAACCGTCATCGGCCTGCCCTTGTCCTACTACCACCACTTTGTCCTCGAGGACAAGTACGGCTTCAACAAGATGACCATCAACACGTGGGTCACGGACATGATCAAGGGCCAGGCTCTCGGACTTGGGTTTGGCATCCCCATTGGCAGCGCTTTCTTGGCCATCATCCGCAAGACGGGCCAGAACTTCTTCTACTACCTGTGGGTGTTCATGCTGGCTGTACAGATCCTGGGCATGACCATCTACCCCATCCTCATCGTGCCCTTGTTCAACAAGCTGGAGCCACTCAAGCCGGGCAAGCTCAAGGACTCTGTCGAGGCGCTGGCCTCGAAGCTCGACTTCCCCCTCTCGGAACTGCAGGTCATCGACGGCAGCAAGCGCAGCGCACACAGCAACGCCTACTTTACCGGACTGCCGTGGATtggcaagaagaagattgTCATCTTCGACACGCTGCTGGAGAAGAGCTCGGACAAGGAGGTCGAGGCTGTTCTTGGCCACGAGCTCGGTCACTGGAAGATGAACCACACTTCGCGACTGCTGCTGATTGCACAGGGACACCTTTTCTACACGTTTGCCCTCTTCTCCGTCTTCATCAACAACCGGTCGCTGTTTGCAGACTTTGGCTTTCACCGGGAGCAGCCGAGCATCATTGGATTTATTCTGTTCAACGAAATCTTGTCGCCCACCGACGCCCTGTTCAAGCTGGGCATGAACTTCTGGACGCGCAAGATGGAGTACGAAGCGG ACTCGTTCGCCGTCGATCTTGGCTACCGCAAGGAGCTCGGTGCTTCGCTGCTCAAGCTCCAGATCCAAAACCTGTCCAGCATGGACGCTGACTGGTTCTACTCCTCGTTCCACCACTCGCACCCGATCCTCACCGAGCGCCTGCGGGCGATGAACTGGAGCAGCCACGAGAAGCTGGTGGACAAGGCAAAGGACGAGGACAAGGCGGTCAAGGCGTCGGACCGGGAGTTGTAG
- a CDS encoding Ste24 endopeptidase, which produces MIQAFLQRLALWLDRPLFPWRKLVVGFSLAEFALENWLLLRQYRVLQRTSVPKALDKEIDQETFDKSQAYGRAKARFSFVSALFNQAKHLATLYFNVYPLLWSVAGTLVARYAPSSLSGEIPRSLLFIYLMTWAETVIGLPLSYYHHFVLEDKYGFNKMTINTWVTDMIKGQALGLGFGIPIGSAFLAIIRKTGQNFFYYLWVFMLAVQILGMTIYPILIVPLFNKLEPLKPGKLKDSVEALASKLDFPLSELQVIDGSKRSAHSNAYFTGLPWIGKKKIVIFDTLLEKSSDKEVEAVLGHELGHWKMNHTSRLLLIAQGHLFYTFALFSVFINNRSLFADFGFHREQPSIIGFILFNEILSPTDALFKLGMNFWTRKMEYEAGTYLLVHCLHADAYTDMAQTRSPSILATARSSVLRCSSSRSKTCPAWTLTGSTPRSTTRTRSSPSACGR; this is translated from the exons ATGATCCAGGCATTCTTACAGCGTCTGGCCCTCTGGCTGGACCGGCCGCTCTTCCCATGGAGGAAGCTCGTCGTCGGTTTCTCGCTCGCCGAGTTTGCGCTCGAAAACTGGCTGCTACTCCGCCAGTACCGCGTCCTGCAGCGCACGAGCGTGCCCAAGGCTCTGGACAAGGAGATTGACCAGGAGACCTTTGACAAATCCCAG GCATACGGCCGCGCAAAGGCCAGATTCAGCTTCGTCTCCGCTCTCTTCAACCAGGCCAAGCATCTcgctactctctacttcaACGTCTATCCCCTACTCTGGAGCGTCGCTGGCACGCTCGTTGCACGCTATGCGCCCTCCAGCCTCTCGGGCGAGATTCCACGCTCGCTGTTGTTCATCTACCTCATGACATGGGCGGAAACCGTCATCGGCCTGCCCTTGTCCTACTACCACCACTTTGTCCTCGAGGACAAGTACGGCTTCAACAAGATGACCATCAACACGTGGGTCACGGACATGATCAAGGGCCAGGCTCTCGGACTTGGGTTTGGCATCCCCATTGGCAGCGCTTTCTTGGCCATCATCCGCAAGACGGGCCAGAACTTCTTCTACTACCTGTGGGTGTTCATGCTGGCTGTACAGATCCTGGGCATGACCATCTACCCCATCCTCATCGTGCCCTTGTTCAACAAGCTGGAGCCACTCAAGCCGGGCAAGCTCAAGGACTCTGTCGAGGCGCTGGCCTCGAAGCTCGACTTCCCCCTCTCGGAACTGCAGGTCATCGACGGCAGCAAGCGCAGCGCACACAGCAACGCCTACTTTACCGGACTGCCGTGGATtggcaagaagaagattgTCATCTTCGACACGCTGCTGGAGAAGAGCTCGGACAAGGAGGTCGAGGCTGTTCTTGGCCACGAGCTCGGTCACTGGAAGATGAACCACACTTCGCGACTGCTGCTGATTGCACAGGGACACCTTTTCTACACGTTTGCCCTCTTCTCCGTCTTCATCAACAACCGGTCGCTGTTTGCAGACTTTGGCTTTCACCGGGAGCAGCCGAGCATCATTGGATTTATTCTGTTCAACGAAATCTTGTCGCCCACCGACGCCCTGTTCAAGCTGGGCATGAACTTCTGGACGCGCAAGATGGAGTACGAAGCGGGTACGTATCTACTTGTTCATTGTTTGCACGCTGACGCATACACTGACATGGCCCAGACTCGTTCGCCGTCGATCTTGGCTACCGCAAGGAGCTCGGTGCTTCGCTGCTCAAGCTCCAGATCCAAAACCTGTCCAGCATGGACGCTGACTGGTTCTACTCCTCGTTCCACCACTCGCACCCGATCCTCACCGAGCGCCTGCGGGCGATGA